The Pseudomonadota bacterium genomic interval CAAGCCCTGGCCCGAGAGCACAACTACCAGATCAACATCAGCGCGCGGAACTTCCGCCTTCGACGCAGCAGCACGATCGCGGTGGTCGCCCCGGCGGACCCGCACACGGGTCGCTTCGCTGCCGACCCCTTCGTCACCGATCTGCTCGCCAGCATCGCCGACACGGCTGCGGATCGCGGCTACGAGGTGTTGCTGGTCAAGGGCGGCACCCACCGGGACTGGCACGCTGACTTCATCGCCGCGTGCCGGGCGGACGGCATCGCCACCATCGGTGGCGCCATTCCTGAAGACGGCCTGCGCGAGCTCCGCGAACGGGGCGCTCCCCTGGTCGTCTGGGGCATCTGGCAGCCGGAGGACGTCTGCACCATCTCGACAAACAACCGCGCCGGTGGCGCCGCCGTGGCTCGCCACTTGCTCAGTCTCGACCGCCGACGGATCGCCTTCCTCGGCGATCCGAAGACTCCGGAATTCGCCATGCGCCTGCAGGGCCTGCGCGATGCCCTCGATGGACAGCAACCGGGCAGCGGCGATCGGGTCACGGTGATCGACATCCCAGCGAGCGATGAGCATCTGGAGGCTCGCCTGGCACCAGCACTGGCGACGCTCGATGCGGACGCGGTCTTCGCCGCCAGCGATCTGCTCGCCCTCGCCGCCATCCGCGGCCTCGAGGAGAGTGGACGCAGCGTGCCTGAGGATGTGGCCGTCGTGGGGTACGACAACACGCGCCTGGCCGCCTACAGCTCGCCGTCCCTCACCACCGTCGATCAGCAGATCGCAGACGGCGGCCGCCTCATGGTGGATTGCCTAAGGCAGATCATCGCTGGTGAATGTGCAGATCCGCACACGCTGACCCCGCGCGTGGTGGTGCGCGGGTCCTGTGGCGCGCGCGACAAGGCCGCCAAGGCGGCGCCCCAAGCCATCACGGCCTAAGGGGCCTTAAGCGTCCTCGTGGTCGGTCGCCGTTCCGGCGGCCGGCGCTTCGGGGCGCATGTGCGGGAACAACAACACGTCCCGAATCGACGGCGAGTCGGTGAAGAACATCACCAGGCGATCGATACCGACGCCGAGGCCACCGGAGGGCGGCAAGCCGTACTCCAGGGCGCGCACGTAGTCCGCATCGAAGTACATCGCCTCGTCATCGCCCGCGTCCTTGGCCGCGACCTGATCGCGAAAGCGCTGCGCCTGATCGTCGGGGTCGTTCAACTCGGAGAAGCCGTTGGCGATCTCGCGGCCGGCGATGAAGAGTTCGAAGCGGTCGGTCAGGAACGGATCGTCGTCGTTGCAGCGGGCGAGCGGGGAGACCTCCGTGGGGTACCCCGTGATGAAGGTCGGATCGAGCAAGGTGTGCTCGACCCGTGCCTCGAACAGCTCCATCAGCAGGCGCCCTGCGCCGAACTCGGGCTTAGTCTCGATCTGCGCCTGCGCGCAGCGTTCGGCCAGATAGTCGCGATCGCGC includes:
- a CDS encoding LacI family DNA-binding transcriptional regulator → MDDKIKSKQRLTMAELARLAGVSPSTVSRALSNNPLVNHQTRERVQALAREHNYQINISARNFRLRRSSTIAVVAPADPHTGRFAADPFVTDLLASIADTAADRGYEVLLVKGGTHRDWHADFIAACRADGIATIGGAIPEDGLRELRERGAPLVVWGIWQPEDVCTISTNNRAGGAAVARHLLSLDRRRIAFLGDPKTPEFAMRLQGLRDALDGQQPGSGDRVTVIDIPASDEHLEARLAPALATLDADAVFAASDLLALAAIRGLEESGRSVPEDVAVVGYDNTRLAAYSSPSLTTVDQQIADGGRLMVDCLRQIIAGECADPHTLTPRVVVRGSCGARDKAAKAAPQAITA